The Mucilaginibacter mallensis genome has a segment encoding these proteins:
- a CDS encoding FadR/GntR family transcriptional regulator, whose protein sequence is MKDLIVRKSLADEVASKLQEQISLGKYKINEKLPIEPELMKAFGVGRSTIREAIKSLVNSGLLSVQQGVGTFVIQASGNEPMDKRLKRANVQDLDEVRQLLEMKIAEKAAINRSEKDIITMKNCLAARKHAAYAGLIEECIDADIQFHVAIAEASKNEILVDLYRSVSLHLKTWFMHIYPDTQIFIDTHHLHKQLLKSIIANDPKQAWNTAAKIIGNVYH, encoded by the coding sequence ATGAAAGATTTAATAGTTAGAAAATCATTAGCCGATGAGGTCGCCTCTAAATTACAGGAGCAAATCTCATTGGGTAAGTACAAGATCAATGAAAAATTACCCATTGAGCCTGAGCTCATGAAAGCTTTTGGCGTAGGTCGCTCAACTATACGTGAGGCTATCAAGAGCCTGGTTAATTCCGGGTTACTGAGTGTACAGCAGGGTGTAGGCACTTTCGTAATACAGGCCTCCGGCAATGAACCTATGGATAAACGCTTGAAACGCGCCAATGTTCAAGATCTGGACGAGGTACGGCAATTACTGGAAATGAAAATTGCTGAGAAAGCCGCCATCAACAGATCTGAGAAAGATATCATTACGATGAAAAACTGCCTGGCGGCCCGAAAACACGCTGCATATGCAGGCTTGATTGAAGAATGTATTGATGCCGACATCCAGTTTCACGTAGCTATCGCGGAAGCATCAAAAAATGAAATACTGGTCGACCTGTACCGGTCCGTTTCCCTGCACCTTAAAACGTGGTTCATGCATATTTATCCCGATACGCAGATATTTATTGACACCCATCACTTACACAAGCAACTCCTGAAAAGCATCATAGCAAACGACCCAAAACAAGCCTGGAATACAGCCGCGAAAATTATAGGTAACGTATATCACTAA
- a CDS encoding aminotransferase class V-fold PLP-dependent enzyme, whose product MGIRPFNEQEIQQFRAETKGTAQRLHFNNAGSSLPPDVVLDTVVNYLTEEATYGGYEIEYKYNAELNNTYALIARLINADTDEIAVVENASTAWWLAFNGIDFKAGDEIITSEMEYVTNLISFIHAKKTYGIEIKVIPNDKHGNFSLSALETAISPQTKLIAITHIASTTGGMMPIVEIGRVARKHGILYLVDACQSAGQVPVDVREVDCDMLSVTGRKYLRAPRGTGFLYVRKTVQDKLKLQFMDGFTTQWVSETDYKIRDDARRFEMYEKNRALILGLGKAVEYALNIGIDRIWQRVQYLANTLRGQLRNIEGISVHDFGDEQCGIVTFTVNGVDSAAVKAKLAEKQINVSVGLAKSTLFFMNKNHLSSVVRASVHYYNTEQEIGVLCDALRYLIS is encoded by the coding sequence ATGGGAATTAGACCTTTTAACGAACAGGAAATACAACAATTCAGGGCCGAAACCAAAGGTACAGCACAAAGATTGCATTTTAACAATGCCGGCTCATCATTGCCGCCTGATGTGGTGCTTGACACTGTTGTAAATTATTTAACTGAAGAAGCAACCTATGGTGGTTACGAAATTGAGTACAAATACAATGCTGAATTAAACAATACCTATGCGCTTATTGCCAGGTTGATTAATGCGGATACAGACGAGATCGCCGTTGTTGAGAATGCGAGTACCGCATGGTGGCTGGCTTTTAATGGTATTGATTTCAAGGCTGGGGATGAGATCATCACATCTGAAATGGAGTATGTAACCAATTTAATAAGTTTTATCCATGCCAAAAAAACATATGGAATTGAAATAAAGGTTATACCCAATGATAAACATGGTAACTTTTCACTATCAGCGTTGGAAACTGCCATATCGCCGCAAACCAAACTGATCGCTATAACACATATTGCTTCAACAACAGGTGGGATGATGCCTATTGTTGAAATTGGTAGGGTAGCCCGTAAGCATGGTATTTTATATTTGGTTGATGCCTGCCAGTCGGCGGGGCAGGTGCCGGTTGATGTGCGGGAGGTAGATTGTGATATGCTATCGGTAACCGGCCGTAAGTACCTGCGCGCTCCACGTGGGACCGGCTTTTTATATGTGCGAAAAACTGTTCAGGATAAGTTGAAACTCCAGTTTATGGATGGCTTTACCACGCAATGGGTAAGCGAAACAGATTACAAAATCAGGGACGACGCCCGCCGGTTTGAAATGTATGAAAAGAACCGCGCCCTAATCCTCGGCCTGGGAAAAGCTGTGGAATATGCTTTAAATATTGGTATCGACAGGATCTGGCAGCGCGTACAGTATTTAGCCAATACATTGCGCGGGCAACTGAGAAATATTGAAGGTATAAGTGTTCATGATTTTGGTGATGAGCAATGCGGCATAGTAACATTTACTGTAAATGGCGTGGATAGTGCAGCAGTAAAAGCAAAACTTGCCGAAAAGCAAATCAATGTATCTGTTGGCCTGGCGAAATCAACCTTATTTTTTATGAATAAAAACCACCTGAGCAGCGTGGTAAGGGCATCGGTACATTATTATAATACTGAGCAGGAGATAGGAGTGTTGTGTGATGCCTTGCGCTATCTTATAAGTTAA
- a CDS encoding HAD-IIA family hydrolase: MKQGLLIDMDGVIYSGEELIFGADKFIKQLIDKDIPFTFMTNNSQRTSLEVMRKLKGLGITVEDKHIYTSAMATAKFLADQGPNGTAYVLGEGGLLTSLHDHGITLVNTDPEFVILGEGRNFTLEMVQRAVDMILAGAKFITTNRDPSPKKPGWNNLGIAATTAMIEEATGVKAFVTGKPSPVMMRSARKFLGLETAETTVIGDTMETDIQGGVQMGYKTILVLSGIARKDDLGKYAFKPDMIASSVDEIELPLKWW; this comes from the coding sequence ATGAAACAAGGCCTTTTGATTGATATGGATGGCGTAATTTACAGCGGCGAAGAACTGATATTTGGTGCTGATAAATTTATCAAACAATTAATTGATAAGGATATCCCCTTTACGTTTATGACCAATAACAGCCAGCGCACCAGCTTGGAGGTGATGCGCAAGCTTAAAGGATTGGGTATTACAGTTGAAGATAAACATATTTATACCAGTGCCATGGCAACGGCAAAGTTCCTGGCCGACCAGGGGCCAAATGGTACCGCCTATGTTTTAGGGGAAGGCGGCTTGTTAACCAGTTTGCATGATCATGGCATTACCCTTGTAAACACCGATCCTGAGTTTGTGATATTGGGTGAAGGCCGCAATTTTACACTGGAAATGGTACAGCGCGCGGTTGATATGATTTTGGCTGGTGCCAAGTTCATCACTACCAACCGCGACCCATCGCCCAAAAAACCAGGATGGAATAACCTGGGCATTGCGGCAACTACCGCCATGATTGAGGAAGCCACAGGTGTAAAAGCCTTTGTAACCGGCAAGCCAAGCCCGGTAATGATGCGCTCAGCCCGTAAATTTTTAGGACTGGAAACGGCTGAAACCACCGTAATAGGTGATACCATGGAAACTGATATACAAGGCGGCGTACAAATGGGGTACAAAACAATATTAGTACTATCAGGCATAGCCCGCAAAGATGACCTGGGCAAGTATGCCTTTAAACCAGATATGATTGCCAGCTCGGTTGATGAAATTGAGCTGCCGTTAAAATGGTGGTAA
- a CDS encoding GNAT family N-acetyltransferase: MALQLIDYQHQYQPYFEKLNKAWLEKYFTVEPLDKWVLENPEEALLQHGGKIYFVTLNGAIVGTVALRFIEDGVYEMTKMAVDFNCHGAGAGQFLCQSAIDKAREMGMEKLMLWSNRVLENAIHIYRKLGFIEVPVVKGAYGRADIQMEINFK; encoded by the coding sequence ATGGCACTACAGTTAATTGATTACCAACACCAATACCAGCCCTACTTTGAAAAGCTAAACAAAGCCTGGCTCGAAAAATACTTTACGGTTGAACCTCTTGATAAATGGGTGCTGGAAAACCCTGAGGAGGCACTGTTGCAACACGGAGGTAAAATATATTTTGTAACGCTGAACGGCGCAATAGTAGGTACAGTAGCGCTCCGATTTATCGAGGATGGCGTTTATGAAATGACAAAAATGGCCGTGGATTTCAATTGCCATGGTGCGGGAGCAGGGCAGTTTTTATGCCAATCAGCAATTGATAAAGCCCGTGAGATGGGGATGGAAAAATTGATGCTATGGTCGAACCGGGTATTGGAAAACGCTATACATATCTATCGCAAATTAGGGTTTATTGAGGTGCCTGTAGTAAAGGGCGCTTATGGCAGGGCAGATATACAAATGGAAATCAACTTTAAATAA